In a genomic window of Punica granatum isolate Tunisia-2019 chromosome 6, ASM765513v2, whole genome shotgun sequence:
- the LOC116210431 gene encoding uncharacterized protein LOC116210431, whose protein sequence is MSGHGAEGTETVESILELQVQNPDEEVFSSGDLKWTGYGTAERHDVVALIPYARVDDFIIGECANVESPTRFHIEKAKKRPLRSLREYKEDEYLEHKLYWCSFGPEDYGEGGGVLPSRKYRLNTRNRAARPQSMRGCMCRFEVTRLYARPSIALIKYIERRHVNRAGFICHGPLDKDAIGPGAKKTPYLCSRIKQQTMSMIYLGIPEENVLEKHIEGIQRYCGLDEKLMMLASQDVHKLGMIIKRSTHELALDDQASIRMWVEGHKKSIFFYQDSSETDAFVLGIQTEWQLQQMIRFGHRNLIAADSTFGIKRLKYPLCTLLVFDSRQHALPVAWIITRSFSKTDMTKWMKALLDRIRSTEPGWKVNGFMIDDAAAEIDPIRDVFACPVLLSLWRMRRTWLRNVIKKCNNSEVRREIFKRLGQLVYSIWDGVDSSVAVEELLQDFVDQTAFVEYFKASWVPKIEMWLSAMKSLPLASQEASGAIEAYHLKLKSALFDDSHLGALRRVDWLVHRLMTELHSSYWLARYADESDSFQNVKEEYIASTSWHRALQIPDSSVVFDEKARLFAKVLSQDDSNRTYLVWNPGSEFAFCDCAWSLQGNLCKHVVKVNMMCESLQGNHPSLSLQSFRERLLDFWRKPMDDSIDLNLSVAWTYQMLDQIQKLVELHSSKDISNIVNNLQVQWASKRLRTSLGVPSSRICSEKSTMDTAARRRNRKRRRLSQLG, encoded by the exons ATGTCAGGACATGGTGCTGAGGGGACAGAGACGGTAGAATCCATACTCGAACTTCAGGTGCAAAATCCGGATGAGGAAGTCTTCTCCTCTGGAGATTTGAAGTGGACGGGGTATGGGACTGCCGAGCGCCATGATGTTGTAGCCCTGATTCCATACGCAAGGGTTGATGATTTTATAATTGGAGAATGTGCAAATGTAGAGTCTCCCACGAGGTTCCATATTGAAAAGGCGAAAAAACGACCCCTACGGAGCTTGAGAGAGTACAAGGAGGACGAATATTTGGAACATAAGCT GTACTGGTGTTCTTTTGGTCCAGAAGACTATGGAGAAGGTGGCGGTGTATTACCTAGTCGAAAATACCGGTTGAACACTAGGAATCGAGCTGCTAGGCCTCAGTCAATGCGAGGGTGTATGTGTCGTTTTGAAGTGACACGGCTCTATGCCCGTCCCTCGATTGCCCTCATCAAATACATCGAAAGGCGCCATGTGAACAGGGCAGGCTTCATCTGCCACGGCCCTCTCGATAAGGATGCTATTGGGCCTGGAGCCAAGAAGACGCCATACCTCTGCAGCAGGATCAAACAACAGACAATGTCTATGATTTATCTTGGAATTCCTGAAGAGAATGTCTTGGAGAAGCATATTGAAGGTATTCAGCGCTACTGCGGGCTTGATGAAAAGCTCATGATGCTCGCTTCTCAGGATGTCCACAAACTGGGGATGATAATTAAGAGATCGACGCATGAATTGGCTCTCGATGATCAGGCAAGCATCCGGATGTGGGTTGAAGGCCATAAGAAGTCTATATTCTTTTACCAGGATTCTTCAGAAACAGATGCTTTTGTTCTCGGGATTCAAACGGAATGGCAGTTGCAGCAAATGATTCGATTTGGGCATAGGAATCTCATTGCGGCTGATTCCACATTTGGCATAAAGAGACTTAAG TATCCCTTGTGCACGCTACTGGTGTTTGATTCCAGACAGCATGCACTTCCTGTTGCATGGATAATAACTCGTAGCTTTTCAAAGACGGATATGACCAAGTGGATGAAGGCACTACTTGATAGAATCAGAAGCACCGAACCTGGGTGGAAGGTCAATGGTTTTATGATAGATGATGCAGCTGCAGAGATTGATCCCATAAG gGATGTCTTTGCTTGTCCAGTATTGTTGTCTCTCTGGCGAATGCGAAGGACATGGCTGAGGAACGTCATCAAGAAATGCAATAACTCTGAAGTTCGGCGAGAAATCTTCAAACGACTGGGACAATTAGTCTACAGCATTTGGGATGGTGTTGATTCTTCGGTTGCCGTGGAAGAGTTACTGCAGGATTTTGTCGATCAGACGGCCTTTGTGGAGTATTTTAAAGCATCTTGGGTTCCTAAAATAG AAATGTGGCTTTCTGCAATGAAGTCCCTTCCGCTTGCGAGCCAGGAAGCATCTGGCGCCATAGAAGCCTACCACTTGAAGTTGAAAAGCGCATTATTCGATGATTCACATCTGGGTGCGCTCCGGAGAGTTGACTGGTTAGTACATAGACTTATGACAGAGCTCCATTCGAGCTATTGGCTTGCTAGATATGCAGATGAGAGCGATTCCTTCCAAAACGTAAAGGAGGAATACATTGCTTCTACTTCATGGCACCGAGCTCTACAAATCCCCGATTCTTCTGTTGTATTTGATGAGAAAGCTCGGCTCTTTGCTAAGGTCTTGAGCCAAGATGACAGCAATAGGACATATCTTGTGTGGAACCCCGGGTCAGAATTCGCGTTCTGTGACTGTGCATGGTCACTTCAGGGGAACCTCTGCAAGCATGTGGTCAAGGTCAACATGATGTGTGAGAGTCTGCAGGGCAATCATCCTTCACTATCTCTGCAGTCATTCAGGGAAAGGTTATTAGATTTTTGGAGAAAGCCGATGGATGATTCAATCGACCTCAATCTGTCCGTGGCCTGGACATATCAGATGCTCGATCAAATTCAGAAGCTTGTGGAGCTGCATAGCTCGAAGGATATCAGCAACATAGTGAATAATCTACAGGTGCAATGGGCCTCGAAGAGATTGAGAACATCGCTTGGCGTGCCTTCATCTAGAATTTGTTCCGAGAAAAGCACAATGGATACTGCCGCTAGGAGGAGGAACcgcaaaagaagaagattatcGCAGTTGGGATGA
- the LOC116212473 gene encoding probable gamma-secretase subunit PEN-2 — protein MEASRSPPADTTIRNPNPNPNPTSIAAVGPVWPTVDGPLGLSEEDAVSYARRFYKFGFALLPWLWAVNCFYFWPVLRHKRSFPQIRCYVLGSAIGFTAFTILLCSWVLTFAIGGESLFGTAWDKLVMYNLADKWGLTGWD, from the exons ATGGAAGCTTCCCGATCGCCACCTGCTGACACTACGATTCGGAACCCGAACCCGAACCCCAACCCGACCTCCATAGCTGCGGTGGGGCCGGTCTGGCCCACGGTTGACGGCCCGCTAGGGCTGTCGGAGGAGGACGCGGTGAGCTACGCCCGCAGGTTCTACAAGTTCGGATTCGCCCTCTTGCCTTGGCTCTGGGCCGTCAATTGCTTCTACTTCTGGCCCGTCCTCCGCCACAAACGTTCCTTCCCTCAGATCCGCTGCT ATGTCCTGGGATCAGCTATCGGGTTCACTGCATTTACGATCCTTCTATGTTCGTGGGTTCTGACTTTCGCAATTGGGGGAGAGAGTTTATTTGGCACTGCTTGGGATAAACTCGTGATGTATAATCTCGCCGATAAATGGGGCTTAACGGGTTGGGATTAG